The sequence below is a genomic window from Rattus rattus isolate New Zealand chromosome 3, Rrattus_CSIRO_v1, whole genome shotgun sequence.
CCATGAACCCAGAACCAGTGGACCTCCAGAAGCACCAGAAAGTGGAAACTGAAACCCTCTCTGTACATAGTGGCTATAATTTGTTTTGCCTATGTCTGGTtaagaatgagaaggaaatatATCTCCAGTGTTAACAGGAAAAtttgataaaattaatttaaatgagCCTTGCATGGTGTGACTACATTATGTAAACTGCACTGTCAGGTATACACAAAGTCACTGCTACATTTATGTGTTATTAATCAGCTGACTCCCTCTCTGGATCCCATCCCAAATGAGTTAGGTCCTTCTGAACTATGTCTGaaacttaaatatatacaaagtggTAAACTCACAAGTGGTTAAGGAGATGTTTAGGTCTAGATCTGATATCTGAATTAACTTCTGCTTTCACCACACAGGAGTCTATCCCAGAACACCCATACCTTAAGGCAGTCATCACCTATAGAGTTCAGGATGCAAAGCCAGGAATACTGGGCTCCTGAACCAGCATTTTTACTGAGCATGTTATTCTGCTCTTTCTATACATACAATTTTATTCTCAGATATGAACTCTACGTGCACAGTCTGCTCTCTAGAGACCTATCTACTTCCTGGGTTTCATGAATTATACTCAGTGCCCTAAAACAGGCTACTCTCCACCTTTGTTGTGGGGTGGAGTTCCTCATCCAACTGTTCCTTCTGCATTCCCAATACTGTCACCTCTGACAGGCTGCTGACCTCATCCCAGGCACTCCTTAGTAgcattaaatgaaaatatccaatgtATGAGACACTAAATGCTAATAAATGTGAACTCTTGCCTAAACCTGATTACTCCTTGGGTGTTTATCTGTGAGCCTGTCACTCAATGAAGTGATTACCTGACTGTCCCGTTACAAAGCAACAGGATCTTAGACTAGAAAGCAGATGTGGAAGATGATGGAAGGTTCTCTCACAACAGGATTTTAGACCAGAAAGCAGATAGGCCTTATGTGCAGCCCAGAATTCCCTAAAAGTTGCTGCTAATTCGATTATGCCCTCCTTCTAATGGTACATTTCCCAAGGCCTGGCACCATCAGCAAAACAAGGGAATTAGAAGCCATAAACTGCCCATTCCACATCCATCCACAGCATTGCCATGTGTAGGACAGGAAGATACCAATTACGCTTCCTTTTGAGAATCTTATGGGCATCAAACAGTGCTAGTGAAGTGGCCattgagagagaaaggggggtaGGTACATCACTGTCAATTATCTTACTGATCTGCTTCTACCTTTAATAAGGATACATATTACTACACATTCCTCTGAAGAAAAAGTGAATgacattggtgcccaagaagaaGAATTCTAATGGTTGAGAgagaagggtgggagggagattggaagggggaaggggagaaggaggaagagggagagaatctattaaataattttttctctaaCAGCAAGTAGTCATTCAGTCTCTGATGGTCACAGAAGAATAAGATAATGTGTAAATAGTACATCTATGGCATTGCACATATAACCCTTTACATTTTATAATGGGCTATAACCAGACGTCAATAATTTGAGAACACATttctctttcctaaaatgaaaactTGCTAcataagttaaaatataatttacacaaattattaaattttaatctctttttaattttgttttgtgtggaaATGTTTGCATGTACGCCTATGTGCCACATATGTGTTTTGTGCCCAGGTAGGTGGGAGAAGGCATTGAatctcctgcagctggagttgcAAACAGTTGGGAACatccatgtgggtgatgggaatcaaacctaggtcctcagcaagagcaacaagtgctcttaattgatgagtaatctctccagccctataggTATTGTTTCTGgtagctatttctttttttttttttcattaaaactgTAGGTAACAAATGGTAAGCTCAAGGAAAGCTTGAAGCCTACTTAAGTAGATCAGCCTCATGAATGATAAATTCTACTGACTTGTTCTAATCAAACAACTATCAGTTCAGTTCAACCTCTCTCTTTGCCAGAAGCCCTATGATGAGATTTCTGAGTTCCATGGGATCTTCTTGTGATTCCTATCATCTAGAAACAGTCTTGGATCTACTTTGACACTTTACCTACTCTTCTCATCATCAGAGTTCAGGAGTATAGTCACTGGCTACAATCAGATATGGCAGTATACTCTGGATTACATATGAAGTTAAACAAGGTTCACTCCAAAGACCATGCACTAAAACCTGATGACATAGCACATAGGTAGACTACAGCACTTGCCATACAATATATGACCCTGTATTTACAACTgtgtatattaatatttttacctCTTTTCTAATAGATCATGATCTACCCAAGAAGAGAAAATACCATAGTAACCTTCCCAGCAATCAAACAGGCACAGAGCTTATGTTGAAGAACATAAACTGACTAAATGTGGTAAAGGTAGTTGAAGAGcagtctcttcccttccccttaccAGGCCTGGGTGAGAAGTCACAGAGACATCAACATTTCCTGGTTCCCTACTGATGGTGATTGCACTAGGAACACAGagagatgatgaatggatggacctGGCTCTGTCAACTCCCCTGTTGTGAAAGCAGCAGCATGCTTGGGTTCTGCATCACACACCTGCCAAGCATAAAAGGGCTGCTGCCCTGGACTATTCACACACAGCCTCTTCAGCAGAGCCTTCTTCTCCTGCCTTTGCTGTATCTGGTGAGTACCTAACTCGGGACAGGGCCTCAGCTAAAAGGGTGTAGAGATAACAAACGGGATTTGACTAGGGTAAAAGAAACAGAGGTGTCCAGTGTAGAGACAGCAGGAAGAAGATCTGCCAGGGGCTGATAGACAGGGAGGAGAACAGAGGTAGGAGTCTCTGACACCCCAGAGTTCTGGATCTCAGCATTGCCTCCACTCTGCTGAGAGGGCTGCATCAGGCCAGAGGATTTTCCTAGAGTCATTTTCACAATACCTGTATTTGCAGCAGAGAGGTACCTAGAAGCATCCACACTCCCTTCTACAAGCAGGGAAAATGGAAGACAATAGCTTGCAGATCATAGAGATCAGTTACCCTTTGCCTTCGTAAAGCTCATTGTTCTCAGTGCATTAACTAGGGGTGCGTCTATCTGATAGTCTTGAGAATGCTGTATTCAGATGGATCTGTGCATCACTGGTCCTATTTATTTCATAGAAATATTGGTTTGGGAAGCAGATAGGTCATGGGAAGCATGTGTTTGATAGACTAAGTCAGTAGACATTCACCGGAAGCTCCTCCCTATAATGCTTCTATCCTACTCTTCTAGGTCAAGTTCCTGCCAAGATGTCCTGCCAGCAGAGCCAGAAGCAGTGCCAGCCTCCTCCCAAATGCCCCTCCCCAAAGTGCTCCCCAAAGTGCCCCCCAAAGAGCACAGCACAGTGTCTGCCTGCAGCCTCTTCCTGCTGTGCTACAAGCTCTGGGGGCTGcagtgtccccagctctgagggaGGCTGCTGCCTGAGCCACCACAGGCGCAGGTCCCACAGATGCAGGCGCAGGAGCTCCAGTTCCTGTGACCGTGGCAGTGGTCAGCAGTCTGGGGGGTCGGGCTGTGGCCACAGCTCTGGGGGCTGCTGCTAACCTGGAtcctgaggcagagacaagggattTCAGTGGGAACAAGAATCTGAGAAGCCAAGGAAAATTCAGCCTGCCTTGTCCATTCCCAGAGGCACTGCTGGCTTCTTCTGTCCAGGGTTTCAACTCCCCTAGGAATTTCTCTTCCTGTCTGATGTCTGGGACCTTACAGTCCCCATTCCTGCCCTAGCTGAGGACTGCATATGTCCTACACATAtggatttcaaaaataaaactgctCGAACTGTAACTGCTAGAATCTCATGAGTCATTTTATTCTGTGCCACTCTTGAAGTCCCAGAATCCTTAGATCCTTGCCCATGGCAACCATCTCTTAGTCAAATCCCTAGTTAGTTATACAATGAAGAAATAGCTGCCACCACTTCTGCCTGCTTATGGAAGGACTTCGGAGAGTCTTACTAGAAGATGAGAGGAGGAAAGATTGTGGGTTGCAGTTGGCTGGTGCTCTGAAACCTCTGAAGGACTGTTTTTCCTCTGAAacatgatcctgatttaacctgGAAATGTCTAACCTATGATGTGATACTTATTTTGGTGAACTGTCCTTAAAATCCTCATTACAAAGAAGGCATCAAAAGCTTGAGGCAAAGGCATAAGTATCAGCaatgaatgaaaggaaaacaaagctctGGGGCTGGTGATGGAGGTCAGTGAGAGTTTTTCCCTAGAAAATTTGCATGTATGAGGGAGGCCCATGTTCTGCTTCCAGCAGAAGAACATCAATTGattgataagtaaataaataaacaacaaagaagCAAGATGGGGAAGTAAAGGGATGGAGTGAGGAGGCTAACACAATTGTATGAagatcaaaggaaaagaaatgaatctgAGATGATTGTTTAAGGTCAAGGAGAGATGATGTAGCCAGAGGTTTAAGGTTTAGTCTATGAGGTGACTGGAGTATGCAAAAGAAGATCTTTAAGGAAAAGATAAGGTGGAAATGTTGGCTTTGATGTGGAAaccatttaaaaagcaaatatttatgcTTTTGAAACTCTACACTATCCTAATTCCAACACATGGAAGTTTCAACCTTAACACAGACTTGCTGTGAGCTAAATTGTAAGATTTTAGTGCTTCTGTGGTTGAAATAAAGTTTGCTCAAACTTTGATGATCAGAAAAACCTGAATGAAGTTTAATATTAGACATCTACTAACCAAATCTAGATAGCAAGCTATGCATTGAAGTAGAAGCCACAGTTCTAGCCTTAGAGTTTGCAATGACATCACTGGGAGCAGGACATTTGGCAGGCTGTAGACAGGAAGGGCAACCAGGAAGAACCCTGCACACCTATGCCAGCCTGGGAGGTGTCACATACTAGGTATGAGTGACACCATATAAAGGTTCCACAGTTCAGTGCAGCCTTTCCACAGTGTGCCAGAGGCTGGTCAGAACTAGAGGGTCACAGGCTACCATCTGACAGAGGCAGTAAGCACCCTGATCCCCACTTCAAAAGTACAACAGAACCCCCTACTCAGGATAACTCTTACCCcagtgaagaggaaagagaagacttACCAACAGACGCCTGAGTGGGATACTAAGACCTGGGAGGCTGGGAGTAACAAGGGAACTAGTGATGAACATATCCACAGACCTCATGAGGATGACTGCAATAGAGTTCTAACTCCTAGACCAATTTATTCATTTCACACATTGTTATTGTCTGCTGTGCACTCTACTCTGGGCCCTACAGATTCAGCAGGGAGTCAGGGAAGCAGAATTTGGGTCCAAGAATAATGGTTCCTGATTTTACAAGCAATGAAGCACGATGGCCCACACCTCAAGGAGCAGCCACTCATTCTCTGGAATTGAGTGGACTCTGGCATTTACTTAATAAGTCCAGAGGAGACACCAGCCTGGGCAAAATATTGAGGCCTTTAGACAGTGGTATTAGAGGTGTCAGAAAAAAACAAGCATTTCCCAGCTTCAACACAAATCATTTATTACCACCAATGAGATAAAGTCAGTGCATGAGCATGGCTCTAGCCTCgaccctcccccacttcccttctttctctctccacaacACCAAAGATACCTgtgctccttccttcccattACTATCACCTATTCATCACCTAAAAGGGAAGGCTTACTCCTTTAATTCCTCCTTTAACAGGACAATCAGACACATGGTTTTCTttgatattgaataaaaatgattatGCCTCGTTATCCTTATATGTAATATTTGTGACTTAAAGGATTTAATCCATTCTggaatgtactttttaaaagagCAATGTGCTtccattgctataataaaatgcaGTGATAAATACTGTACCATTTACCAAACTGCAATTTCCAAACCCTTAGTGAACTACTGCTGAACTATGTCACTACAGACTTCAATAAAATCACACCCAAAAAGGATTACTCACAGCTTAGGTAATCTCCCTATTCACCTCAACCTAGCTGAATCATTCCCTCCTAGAACCAATCCTACAATTCTGACAATGGATATCACTGAAATCATCAAGCTACCTGCACAAGGCTCttcaatatatttgaattttcaaGCCATGTCGCCTCAGATATGCTGAATTTCTTGTCCCTTCTCCTCTCACTTTAGAAAGACCAGATGTTATCTAAAGACATCAGAATTCAAATTCAGAAACATCCAATTCCAAAGTGAATTTGAACAAGTTCAGCTTCATTAAGACTTTCCAGCACCCTCCTACGTGTCACCTTCCCTCCCCACTAGTGCCATTTCTCTGCTGATGTAGACGGCCTCAGTTCAAGGAGCCTCTCTCCTTGAGCCTTGGCATCAGACTGGCTTCCATGGACAGGTCAATCACCTACAGTCCTGGGACTGCTGCTTCCTCAAATGCTGTTCTTACAGTTCTGATCAAAGCCTGCCACCTAACGTGGATTGTAGAACATAGCTCAGAGACCCTCATTCTTAATTCTATACACCAACAGTGAAGCTTGCCTCTGTGGTTCACGCTTATTTCATTGTGACTGTCTGTTCTGCTCCATATGTGCTACTTAAGGGCATCTTTCCTGTCCAGAATGTAAGGTGTGCTGCATCCTAGTGATGCACCAAACATTGAGTAAATAGATGAGTGAGTGACAGAATGGAAAAGTTAGctgggagggaggacagaaagTTTGAATCACTGGGCAGTCATTTGGGCAGTCATGTGACTCCTCTGAGAATAACTCTTCTCGTCTTCCCAGGATGATGTGGAATGCCTGggataaaaaacagaaaaggtggGAGTaggaggaggtgggtgggtggggagtagggggagggagatgggatagggggtttacagaggggaaacgAGAAAGggggtagcatttgaaatgtaaataaatagaataatcatttttttaaaaaagctgtctAGCTCAGCACATTctggagaagaaagaatagaagaaatgaaggaagaaaaggaagggatggagggaaagagagaagaagcaagagagggagagTTTGGAAGCTGCTTGAATTCTTTCTATCAGAATACTTTActctctcatcctctcctctTTCACTGCTGTGATATGGGATGTGGACAGTGAGTTACAGTCAACTAGGCATCTCCGTGTAGTGCTGGATCTTTGACAATAGTGTGAGAACAAACTGAGGGCCCAATATCAGTGTCCTTCTCAAGGAACAAATGGGCTCACCTTCCACACACCCCATAAGTGACTCTCTCCACCACATGGAACTTGATTGTCTAAGCATCTTGTCacagaatgttctctctctctctctctctgtctctctctctctgtctctctctctctctctctctctctctctctctctctctctctctctctctctctctctctctctctctctctctctctctctctctctctctctctctctctctctctctctctctctctctctctctctctctctctctctctctctctctctctctctctctctatctctctctctctctctctctctctctctctctctctctgataatTGTTTAGTTATCATTTCCTAAATACTGTAACAACTTAGTCCCAACTGTGCTTCATCTTCAAAGACATCCTTAAAATGTAATATTAGAGATTGTCTCCAAAATTAAAATGACATATAGGGAAAATATGCATCATTGTTTacagaaactcaccaaagaactgcACATGTCATGATGTGTTAGTTACTTACAGTATTTATCCACTTTTGCAGCTAATTACTCTGGAGTTAATCACTCTAATAGAATGTGTGTCACATTTTACTCTGAATTCTACTGTCAGGGACCAGGCATGGTCTTTACTAGTCACATACTATTGCCTAAGTAGAGTATAGGTAAATGTCAGGGCTTCCTGTCCTGTTGCCCATGCCTTGCCCTATTACCAGAATGATTTTGGTCTAGTGCTGAGCTGGGGATGTTTGATTCTATTACCCATCCTCAGGTCTTTACTCTTTCTTGGTACATCAGAGTTGCTCTTCAGTCCACAAGATTTTCTGATAAATAGTTAGCTGGAGACTATTCCTGTATCGGAAGTACTGGAGAGACCAGACCAGCATCTCTCAGAGAAAAGGCA
It includes:
- the LOC116895531 gene encoding late cornified envelope protein 3D-like, which translates into the protein MSCQQSQKQCQPPPKCPSPKCSPKCPPKSTAQCLPAASSCCATSSGGCSVPSSEGGCCLSHHRRRSHRCRRRSSSSCDRGSGQQSGGSGCGHSSGGCC